In a genomic window of Pseudomonas oryzihabitans:
- a CDS encoding molybdopterin-dependent oxidoreductase, translating to MSRRERLRLEPAQQRQVENLQRRLLLKQGLTVGALAMLSGCNLQDGDSVDKVLWSMSRFNDWVQAWLFGRERLAPTFAASQITNPFPFNAFYPEYNVPEIDLSDYRLEVSGLVANKQAWTLEDLRRLPQRADITRFICIEGWSAIGQWGGVPLRTFLERIGADTSAKYVGFKCADRYYSSIDMASALHPQTLLALDFGQVALPPDYGYPLRLRVPTKLGFKNPKHIQALFVTNDYPGGYWEDQGYNWFSGI from the coding sequence ATGAGTCGGCGTGAACGACTGCGCCTGGAGCCGGCGCAACAGCGCCAGGTGGAGAATCTGCAGCGGCGCCTGCTGCTCAAGCAGGGTCTCACCGTGGGCGCCCTGGCCATGCTCAGCGGCTGCAACCTGCAGGACGGCGACAGCGTCGACAAGGTGCTCTGGTCCATGTCGCGCTTCAACGACTGGGTGCAGGCCTGGCTGTTCGGCCGCGAGCGCCTGGCGCCGACCTTCGCCGCCAGCCAGATCACCAACCCCTTTCCGTTCAATGCCTTCTATCCCGAATACAACGTTCCGGAAATCGACCTCAGCGACTATCGCCTGGAGGTCTCCGGGCTGGTCGCCAACAAGCAGGCCTGGACCCTCGAAGACCTGCGCCGCCTGCCGCAACGGGCCGACATCACCCGCTTCATCTGCATCGAAGGCTGGAGTGCCATCGGCCAGTGGGGCGGGGTGCCGCTGCGCACCTTCCTCGAACGCATCGGCGCCGACACCAGCGCCAAGTACGTCGGCTTCAAGTGCGCCGACCGCTACTACTCCAGCATCGATATGGCCTCGGCGCTGCATCCCCAGACCCTGTTGGCGCTGGACTTCGGCCAGGTGGCCCTGCCGCCCGACTACGGCTACCCGCTACGCCTGCGGGTACCGACCAAGCTCGGCTTCAAGAATCCCAAGCACATCCAGGCGCTGTTCGTGACCAACGACTATCCCGGCGGCTATTGGGAGGATCAGGGCTATAACTGGTTCAGCGGGATCTAA